A single Anopheles arabiensis isolate DONGOLA chromosome 2, AaraD3, whole genome shotgun sequence DNA region contains:
- the LOC120898225 gene encoding uncharacterized protein LOC120898225, protein MAKLLAYYNLCPINNIDDFLGLSRDVDPGCVINTLGRNIILVVKLSNQRQIRSWTVLDRLSSKVVYDFRSERYVGVFGGRYIRCWKRDQHDMNTVKKIKLYRTVHDLFCLESGQTLLLYTDGSCESLESALKTRNKSQQDETGNVAVRFVDPKTHTIRDVKVLLLDNGTPLLTYFLRKEEDGSMELHYALLNPADLKVHKTIEKIAVQRIGDEIRLVSACVVDGSDGPSLLSIWSDSRIFNLQLSLGQSPKREEGVGNFIEMVHHLNVKQPLSMASIGKDYVAFYANNKNQDGATLVLFNVQFKVFQAKQYFKVYFVSSRIWVVESNILLAFGQMLAVVPFKISKEQLSDMIGSQRTFDLSHTIDDESINEECELLDVYAFDEMLSKLPKRRELELEANGGDATVANGSGEAPPTDKPAYKWVYSEAEFEEELRAAYRESLPVDVIESSLLPKDTVQIKLFNNADVSLGPLILSEKFEIMLEELERCGYSEVEICDRVVPWLMQANLSEDLAKCLKRYSVVSERTLIKALKYALALPATNEDEEEEEKEEQEMEAGTTPKASKVKPPKKDEPELPDQHIMVEAQANHPCRRDLLNIVLSCSFNRKPLIAYARKELDFRTVRELLQHLEHLLTDPMAMLSETLHNADTFDSDEQTVQWMMVLLDSHYQQFILSTEEPIREQLQRLLTIVERHVGLLGELQKLSPSLRRVLEQKAQKSGRDANQWYCVETITLY, encoded by the exons ATGGCTAAACTGCTCGCCTATTACAACCTTTGCCCGATAAACAACATCGACGACTTTCTGGGACTGTCGCGCGATGTCGATCCGGGCTGCGTGATAAACACGTTGGGCCGCAACATCATACTGGTGGTCAAG CTAAGCAATCAACGACAAATCCGCAGCTGGACCGTGCTGGATCGGCTCAGCAGCAAGGTGGTGTACGATTTCCGGTCCGAGCGGTACGTCGGTGTGTTTGGGGGCCGCTACATACGGTGCTGGAAGCGGGACCAGCACGACATGAACACGGTGAAGAAGATTAAGCTGTACCGCACCGTGCACGATCTGTTCTGTCTCGAGAGTGGTCAAACGTTGCTCCTGTACACGGATGGTAGCTGTGAATCGCTTGAAAGTGCGCTGAAAACGAGAAACAAATCGCAGCAGGATGAGACCGGCAATGTAGCGGTGCGCTTCGTTGACCCGAAAACGCACACGATACGGGACGtgaaggtgctgctgctggacaatGGGACGCCACTGTTGACGTACTTCTTGCGCAAGGAGGAGGACGGTTCGATGGAGCTGCACTACGCGCTGCTCAATCCGGCCGACCTGAAGGTACACAAAACGATCGAAAAGATAGCGGTGCAGCGCATCGGGGACGAGATCCGGCTGGTGAGCGCCTGTGTGGTGGACGGGAGCGATGGACCATCGCTGCTGAGCATCT GGTCCGATAGTCGCATATTTAACCTTCAGCTTTCCCTCGGCCAGTCGCCGAAGCGCGAGGAAGGGGTGGGCAACTTTATCGAAATGGTGCACCACCTGAACGTAAAGCAGCCGCTCTCGATGGCCAGCATCGGCAAGGACTATGTCGCGTTCTAcgcgaacaacaaaaaccaggACGGCGCGACGCTCGTCCTGTTCAACGTGCAGTTCAAGGTGTTCCAGGCGAAGCAGTACTTCAAGGTGTACTTCGTGTCGTCCCGCATCTGGGTGGTGGAGAGCAACATACTGCTCGCGTTCGGGCAGATGTTGGCGGTGGTGCCGTTTAAAATCAGCAAGGAACAGCTGTCGGACATGATCGGCAGTCAGCGCACCTTCGACCTGTCGCACACGATCGACGACGAAAGCATTAACGAGGAGTGCGAACTGCTGGATGTGTACGCGTTTGACGAAATGCTGTCCAAGCTGCCCAAGCGAAGGGAACTCGAACTCGAAGCGAATGGCGGCGATGCAACGGTCGCGAACGGTTCGGGCGAAGCGCCGCCAACAGATAAGCCCGCCTACAAGTGGGTGTACAGCGAGGCCGAGTTTGAGGAGGAATTGCGGGCGGCCTATCGGGAATCGCTGCCGGTGGATGTGATCGAAAGCTCCCTCCTGCCGAAGGATACGGTACAGATAAAGCTTTTCAACAATGCGGACGTGTCGCTCGGGCCGTTGATTTTGAGCGAAAAGTTTGAAATCATGCTCGAAGAGCTGGAACGTTGCGGATACTCGGAGGTGGAAATCTGCGACCGCGTCGTGCCGTGGCTGATGCAAGCGAACCTGTCCGAAGATCTCGCCAAGTGTTTAAAGCGCTACTCGGTCGTATCGGAACGGACGCTCATAAAGGCGCTCAAGTATGCACTCGCGCTGCCTGCAACGAacgaggatgaggaggaggaggagaaggaggagcaAGAGATGGAAGCTGGGACAACACCGAAGGCCAGCAAAGTCAAGCCGCCCAAGAAGGATGAGCCCGAGCTTCCCGATCAGCACATTATGGTGGAGGCGCAGGCAAACCATCCCTGTCGTCGCGATCTGCTCAACATTGTCCTGTCCTGCAGCTTCAACCGGAAACCGCTGATTGCGTACGCACGGAAGGAGTTGGATTTTCGCACCGTCCGGGAGCTGTTGCAGCATCTCGAGCATTTGCTTACCGATCCAATGGCCATGCTGAGCGAAACGCTACACAATGCGGATACGTTCGACAGTGACGAGCAGACGGTACAGtggatgatggtgctgctcgATTCACACTACCAACAGTTCATTCTTTCGACCGAGGAGCCGATACGGGAGCAGCTGCAGCGCCTCCTGACCATTGTCGAGCGGCACGTTGGGCTGTTGGGCGAGCTTCAAAAGCTGTCCCCTTCGTTGCGTCGTGTGCTGGAGCAGAAGGCACAGAAATCGGGACGGGATGCTAACCAGTGGTACTGCGTGGAGACAATTACGTTATATTAG
- the LOC120898229 gene encoding UPF0389 protein CG9231, which produces MNFLRTACEIARTSSGVARTSTLLRSRSTAAAGRSFSSNQVEPKPQQPPKSTPSAGGSNGSSINTHTHTPNALEKRMLVFMKRYKSIEEVPNFVSQEKMERVRNQVRIKIANYMMIATAIGCIVMVISGKKAQERGESVAQMNLDWHKEYNEKARADYEASLAAEAKKK; this is translated from the exons ATGAATTTTTTGCGCACAGCATGCGAAATCGCACGTACATCATCCGGCGTGGCtcgaacgtcgacgctgctaCGATCACGTAGCACTGCCGCAGCCGGTCGAAGCTTCAGCTCGAACCAGGTCGAACCAAAGCCCCAGCAGCCACCGAAATCGACTCCGTCCGCCGGTGGAAGCAATGGATCGAGCATCAacacgcacacccacacaccgaACGCGCTGGAGAAGCGTATGCTGGTCTTTATGAAGCGGTACAAATCCATCGAAGAAGTTCCCAACTTTGTCAG CCAGGAGAAGATGGAACGGGTCCGGAATCAGGTGCGAATCAAGATCGCCAACTACATGATGATTGCGACCGCGATCGGTTGCATCGTCATGGTGATCAGTGGCAAGAAGGCGCAGGAGCGGGGCGAGTCCGTCGCCCAGATGAACCTGGACTGGCACAAGGAGTACAACGAGAAGGCACGTGCCGACTACGAAGCGtcgctggcggcggaagcgaagaagaagtaa
- the LOC120898230 gene encoding uncharacterized protein LOC120898230 yields MVNDMETEIGTPVDDYGVLKGDLVFIRNNENLMQAIDQIQETLASVNREYEKYPNFTAEEKVRFDTLCAFCVNSLFWMHEKMLGRPNTVMDDIKADLDRVREAMKRLQTIHDNLTKRPRLDQPAAQRFVRAGLYDANTAESDKQNDAPPNKKKRREKKAEPE; encoded by the exons ATGGTGAACGATATGGAAACGGAGATAGGCACCCCCGTGGATGATTATGGCGTGTTGAAGGGAGATCTCGTGTTCATACGCAACAACGAAAACCTCATGCAAGCCATCGATCAGATACAGGAAACGCTGGCCAGCGTGAATCGGGAGTATGAAAAGTATCCGAACTTTACGGCGGAAGAAAAGGTGCGCTTCGACACGCTGTGTGCGTTTTGCGTGAACTCACTGTTCTGGATGCACGAGAAGATGCTCGGTCGACCGAACACCGTCATG GATGACATTAAAGCGGATCTCGACCGGGTGCGGGAAGCGATGAAACGGTTGCAGACCATACACGATAACCTCACCAAGCGGCCCCGTCTCGATCAGCCGGCCGCGCAAAGGTTCGTGCGGGCCGGGCTGTACGATGCTAACACCGCGGAAAGCGACAAACAGAAcgatgcaccaccaaacaaaaagaagcgcCGGGAGAAGAAAGCCGAACCGGAATGA
- the LOC120895052 gene encoding signaling mucin HKR1-like, with amino-acid sequence MFAKLFIVALVVVCASAGYPLPRGRSLEFPVAYTAGAVSPVAYSAPVASYSTYSGSPVTYSTYSGSPLAYSAYSAPALRSSFYYRRVELLVWVCVVDWYKNHPQLQQWHQSLPSNLTNKPSKPFERQSSPQNPTSIMSAKIVICLAVCVFGTASAGVFPVAAPLAAAGVVAPYATSYNAHTVNHAVAAPVVAAAPAVVAAPAARFVAPAAPALAYTAAGLPAYSAYTAAGLPALSAYSAYTGLPAPYVF; translated from the exons atgtTTGCCAAGTTG TTCATCGTCGCCCTTGTCGTTGTCTGCGCTTCGGCTGGATATCCACTTCCTAGAGGCCGCTCTCTTGAGTTCCCGGTGGCCTACACTGCAGGTGCTGTGTCCCCCGTTGCCTACAGCGCCCCAGTTGCCTCGTACTCGACCTATTCCGGCTCTCCAGTTACCTACTCGACGTACTCCGGCAGCCCCCTAGCCTATAGTGCCTACAGTGCCCCAGCGCTGCGATCTTCATTCTATTACA GAAGGGTTGAGTTGttggtgtgggtgtgtgttgtggatTGGTATAAAAACCATCCTCAACTCCAACAGTGGCATCAGTCGCTTCCAAGCAATCTAACAAACAAACCTTCCAAGCCTTTCGAACGTCAGAGTTCTCCACAAAACCCAACAAGCATCATGTCTGCCAAAATTGTG ATCTGCctggctgtgtgcgtgttcgGTACTGCTTCGGCTGGTGTTTTCCCAGTGGCAGCTCCACTGGCTGCGGCAGGAGTCGTCGCACCGTACGCCACCTCCTACAACGCACACACCGTCAACCATGCGGTAGCGGCTCCGGTCGTTGCGGCTGCTCCGGCCGTCGTTGCTGCCCCGGCGGCACGCTTCGTTGCTCCGGCAGCTCCTGCTCTGGCCTACACTGCCGCTGGACTGCCAGCCTACAGTGCTTACACTGCCGCCGGTCTGCCAGCCCTCAGCGCCTACTCGGCCTACACTGGACTGCCCGCTCCGTACGTGTTCTAA
- the LOC120898236 gene encoding cuticle protein 18.6-like → MFAKIIFFFGLLVAAAYGKPVFPLAYSAPLVAAPSVAVASPLAAPFAAAAYTAAVPAVSAAYTASPYAYSAYPYSAYGSYLL, encoded by the exons atgtttgccaaAATC ATCTTCTTCTTCGGCCTGCTCGTTGCTGCTGCCTACGGCAAGCCCGTATTTCCGCTGGCCTACTCGGCACCGCTCGTTGCTGCTCCTTCCGTAGCGGTGGCCTCTCCACTGGCCGctccatttgctgctgctgcctacaCGGCGGCTGTCCCGGCAGTTTCGGCGGCATACACGGCTTCTCCTTACGCCTACAGTGCGTATCCTTACAGTGCCTATGGATCGTATTTGCTGTAA
- the LOC120898231 gene encoding calphotin-like: protein MFTKVSIVAVCSLLAVASAKPHVLTPVGPGVVTAQSSQVFARTYNGFVPFAVPAPIPAPVPAPAYHFVLPAAPPAPVFYPQPVVYNPPAAIPVPVPVPAVPAVPAVVAAAPAAKLVAAAPVAKVAKLVRPFHATIRYRSVVA from the exons ATGTTTACGAAGGTG TCCATCGTTGCTGTCTGCAGTCTGCTAGCCGTAGCGTCCGCTAAGCCACATGTCCTTACACCCGTCGGTCCTGGTGTTGTCACAGCCCAAAGCTCACAAGTGTTCGCCCGAACCTACAATGGCTTTGTGCCCTTCGCCGTACCGGCACCCATCCCGGCGCCAGTGCCAGCGCCAGCCTACCATTTCGTTCTACCCGCAGCACCGCCAGCACCAGTGTTCTACCCCCAGCCGGTCGTTTACAATCCTCCCGCGGCCATCCCAGTTCCGGTGCCGGTTCCAGCCGTACCCGCCGTACCAGCGGTAGTGGCTGCCGCTCCCGCCGCCAAGCTGGTAGCTGCCGCTCCGGTGGCGAAGGTTGCCAAGCTGGTGCGACCGTTCCATGCTACGATCCGCTACCGATCGGTCGTTGCCTAA
- the LOC120898234 gene encoding uncharacterized protein LOC120898234 translates to MFAKLFIVALAIVCASAGVELHRSRSLDFPVAYTAGVVSPVAYSAPVASYSTYSGSPVTYSTYSGSQRAYSAYSAPALRSSFYYN, encoded by the exons ATGTTTGCCAAATTG TTCATCGTCGCCCTTGCCATTGTCTGCGCATCGGCTGGAGTTGAGCTACATAGAAGCCGTTCTCTTGACTTTCCGGTGGCTTACACTGCAGGTGTTGTGTCCCCCGTTGCCTACAGCGCCCCAGTTGCCTCGTACTCGACCTATTCCGGTTCTCCAGTGACCTACTCGACGTACTCCGGCAGCCAGCGAGCCTACAGTGCCTACAGTGCCCCAGCACTGAGATCTTCATTCTATTACAACTGA
- the LOC120898232 gene encoding uncharacterized protein LOC120898232 has protein sequence MTFIFWTSTPASIKARTLDSSSSESNQLQVLEQLLQQSSNKHNKMFAKLFIVALAVVCASADIGLLKGRSLDFPVAYSAEVVPSVAYSAPVASYSTYSGSPLAYGAPTLGSNFYYHGRTVVV, from the exons ATGACATTCATATTCTGGACTTCAACGCCTGCCAGTATAAAAGCGCGTACTCTGGATTCATCTTCATCAGAAAGTAATCAACTTCAAGTGTTAGAACAGCTGCTTCAACAGtcttcaaacaaacataacaaaatgTTTGCCAAATTG TTCATCGTCGCCCTTGCCGTTGTGTGCGCTTCGGCTGATATTGGGTTACTTAAGGGCCGTTCTCTTGACTTCCCGGTGGCCTATAGTGCAGAAGTTGTACCGTCCGTTGCCTACAGCGCTCCAGTTGCCTCGTACTCGACCTACTCCGGCAGCCCGCTAGCGTACGGCGCCCCAACACTGGGATCTAATTTCTACTACCATGGCCGTACCGTAGTCGTCTAA